The following proteins come from a genomic window of Cygnus atratus isolate AKBS03 ecotype Queensland, Australia unplaced genomic scaffold, CAtr_DNAZoo_HiC_assembly HiC_scaffold_37, whole genome shotgun sequence:
- the LOC118260753 gene encoding olfactory receptor 14C36-like: MPNSSSVSEFLLLAFADTRKLQLLHFGLFLGIYLAALLGNGLILTAIACEHRLHTPMYFFLLNLALLDLGCISTTLPKAMANALWDNRAISYAECVTQLFVFAFLFEAEFCLLTVMAYDRYIAICKPLHYGSLLGTRACAKMAAAAWGSGFLNAVLHTTNTFSLPLCQGNAVDQFFCEIPQILKLSCSDAYLREVGALVFSVSLALGCFVYIVVSYVQIFRAVLRMPSEQGKHKAFSMCLPHLAVVSLFLITIMFAYLKPPYISSPSLDLAVSFLYSVVPPAVNPLIYSMRNKKLKDAVRKLFEYIFLQN, translated from the coding sequence atgcccaacagcagctccgTGAgtgagttcctcctgctggcattcgcagacacgcggaagctgcagctcctgcacttcgggctcttcctgggcatctacctggctgccctcctgggcaacggcctcatcctcaccgccaTAGCCTGCGAacaccgcctccacacccccatgtacttcttcctcctcaacctcgccctcctcgacctgggctgcatctccaccactctgcccaaagccatggccaatgccctctgggacaaCAGGGCCATCTCCTATGCAGAATGTGTTACCCAACTCTTTGTCTTTGCCTTCTTGTTTGAAGCTGAGTTTTGTCTTCTCACCGTCATGGCCTACGACCGctacattgccatctgcaagcccctgcactacgggagcctcctgggcacCAGAGCTTGTGCcaagatggcagcagctgcctggggcagtggctttctcaatgctgtcctgcacacgaccaatacattttccctgcccctctgccaaggcaatgcagtggaccagttcttctgtgaaatccctcagatcctcaagctctcctgctcagatgcctacctcagggaagttggggCACTTGTGTTTAGTGTTTCTTTAGCCCTTGGTTGCTTTGTTTATATTGTGGTatcctatgtgcagatctttaGAGcggtgctgaggatgccctctgagcagggcaaGCACAAAGCTTTTTCCatgtgcctccctcacctggctgtggtCTCCCTGTTTCTCATTACCATcatgtttgcctacctgaagcccccctacatctcctccccatccctggacctTGCGGTATCTTTTCTGTACTCCGTGGtacctccagcagtgaaccccctcatctacagcatgaggaacaagAAGCTCAAGGATGCAGTGAGGAAATTGTTTGAATACatatttcttcagaattaa